The Vicia villosa cultivar HV-30 ecotype Madison, WI linkage group LG1, Vvil1.0, whole genome shotgun sequence genome includes a region encoding these proteins:
- the LOC131605871 gene encoding uncharacterized protein LOC131605871: protein MGSNGQGEVVVGKEEVIAKLKDDGDFDKLRLKIIRKLKDNEELRQHIISTVKQSQALNRAGAENMKPRQLSDVIYEEVGETIMSRISDSLWQIIRSDDEMKGEITETVQSVYNKLVNPKGKDEVLLPTSDAMPSQTQGETASAMENDGSLRENEPQEPPGFTLSLNHPNNNSHSDQDKEKAQVQKQRSTAECKEDSHPSQDTRVEDDHNITPPGFSKDTEHSPLADSSDEDPEVPPGFG from the exons ATGGGAAGTAATGGACAAGGAGAAGTTGTGGTTGGCAAAGAAGAGGTTATTGCTAAACTCAAGGATGATGGCGACTTCGATAAGCTTCGTTTAAAGATCATTCGGAAGCTCAAGGACAAT GAAGAACTACGACAACATATTATTTCAACTGTGAAACAGTCACAGGCGCTAAATCGTGCTGGAGCAGAAAATATGAAACCTAGACAGCTTTCTGATGTCATATATGAAGAGGTTGG ggAGACTATAATGAGCCGCATATCAGATAGTTTATGGCAAATAATCAGATCAGATGACGAGATGAAAGGCGAAATCACAGAAACGGTGCAATCTGTCTATAATAAACTGGTAAACCCCAAAGGGAAAGATGAAGTTCTGTTACCAACATCTGATGCAATGCCTAGTCAGACTCAAGGTGAAACAGCTTCAGCTATGGAGAATGATGGCTCTTTGCGTGAAAATGAGCCACAAGAGCCGCCAGGTTTCACTCTCTCACTGAATCATCCTAATAATAACAGCCACTCCGATCAGGATAAAGAGAAGGCACAAGTTCAGAAGCAAAGATCCACTGCAGAGTGCAAGGAAGATTCCCACCCTTCCCAGGATACACGTGTTGAAGATGATCATAACATTACGCCTCCTGGATTTTCAAAAGACACGGAGCATAGTCCGCTAGCTGATAGTAGTGATGAAGACCCTGAAGTACCGCCTGGTTTTGGTTGA
- the LOC131637472 gene encoding uncharacterized protein LOC131637472 encodes MGEFTIQISNDLVNKLVDAPVIKKKTRRVKRKVAKETEKPQYNVAEKTKIAPAPAWPVQAPLFVPATLPVHPSQSELESIRSVLHESEKVLERLQKQEEQMLQEVTEKAKDLHEKEYKLPDPKPERCMAERLASLTCYKEHIKDPLKCAGFVNNFADCLRRLGPLGGK; translated from the coding sequence ATGGGTGAATTCACAATTCAGATTAGCAATGACCTTGTTAATAAGCTTGTTGATGCTCCAGTGATAAAGAAGAAAACTAGAAGGGTCAAACGTAAGGTGGCAAAAGAAACTGAAAAGCCCCAATATAATGTAGCTGAAAAAACCAAGATTGCACCTGCTCCAGCATGGCCAGTGCAGGCCCCTTTGTTTGTACCTGCAACATTGCCAGTACACCCTTCCCAGTCAGAGTTAGAAAGCATTCGGTCTGTGCTTCATGAAAGTGAGAAGGTTTTGGAAAGATTGCAGAAGCAGGAGGAGCAAATGTTGCAGGAAGTAACCGAAAAGGCCAAGGATCTCCATGAGAAAGAGTATAAGCTTCCAGACCCAAAGCCTGAACGTTGCATGGCTGAGAGGCTTGCTTCGTTGACATGTTACAAGGAACATATTAAAGACCCTTTGAAGTGCGCTGGTTTTGTTAACAATTTTGCTGATTGCTTACGTAGACTTGGCCCTTTAGGTGGCAAATAA